The sequence below is a genomic window from Silene latifolia isolate original U9 population unplaced genomic scaffold, ASM4854445v1 scaffold_20.1, whole genome shotgun sequence.
AATTGATTGGTACCCAGAAGGTAAATCTGCAAGAAAAATCGACCCAGAAAGTTAAGATATTGATTTTGGTGTTCTTCCCTCTTTTTTAcctttctcttctcaaaaaccctaattttggtaGGAATTTGACCCATAAGTGAAAAGTTGAGGAAGATTGGAAATTGATTGGTACCCAGAAGGTAAATCTGTGAGGAAAATCGACCCAGAAAGTTGAATtttgattttgttgatgggtttaaCATTTGGGAAGGAAGTAAAACCTGAAGAAATGGAGAAGACATTAGGGTTAGGTGATTTGCCTGAAGGTTGTGTAGCTATGGTTTTGATGAATTTGGAACCTCAAGAAATTTGTAAATTTGCTAGATTGAATAAGGCTTTTCATGGTGCTTCTTCTGCTGATTTTGTTTGGGAATCTAAATTGCCCTCTAATTATTACCAAATTGTTAGGAAGATCTTTGTTAATGATCTTAATGGTGAGAAttctaatgatgatgatgatgacaatgatgacggCGAGTTTCCGGTTTTTTTGTGCAAGAAAGATATCTATGCTAGCTTGAGTCAGTTTAATTCTCTTGATAATGGCACAAAGGTTGGTTCTTTTGCTATTTTTgtcaattatttacaattttttttttttttttgatttggaTGGTATGTGATTGATTGCATTTTTTGTATGATGAATTTGCAGAAAGTATGGATGGATACGAGTACAGGAGGGATGTGTATGGCGATATCTGCCAAGGGTTTGTCAATAAACGGGATTGATGATCGGAGATATTGGAGTCATTTACCCACTGATGAATCTAGGTGAGATGTTTAATTCTTACCTTTGATTGATCCCATCtccgtcatttgtttaccttccaTTAGAATATCCCTCACaggcaaacaaatgattgggacggatgTAGTAGACTAGTAGTTGTTACTAGTTAGATTAACTTGTAAATGGATGGTGTGTCGAGTGTACTGTTAGTACATCTTGGCCTTCTTTGCTGTTAACTTATTTTTCACCGTGATTGTTAGTAGTTTGTAGTTTGTCAatgttttaaccatgattttttctGCTTGACTGAGGTCCTGTTGTCTAGTGCTTGGATTACATATGAGATAATGAATTAATTTTCTGTGGTTTGTCATCTATCCTTGGGAAGATTCTAGTTTTCTAGAGTAGATGCTGAAGTTCGGACGCTATTAGATTAAGTCATACTACCTTGTCTGGAATTTTCTCTTGGTTATGTTTATTGTGGTGGTCAGGGTGAGAGTGATGAATTTTCAATTTTGTTCTAATGATGTCGACCCTTTCCGACATGATCTTGAAGATATATTGATGGAATGAGAGGAACCCAAATATTGCTAATACTTTTAACTGCATTTCGGAAGGCCTATTGGAGTATTATCTAAGATATGAGGCGTCTAGGGTTAAATGTTTGCCCCATTAACAACTTACTATGTCCATGAAATGCAGTCCTGTTCTATGTACATGACTAGGACCCTAATTCATTTAGATTTTGTAAAAGGCATTTGCGCAGTCTTGTTCATCTATTCTTATGCATAACTTGGGCTGATTTTTAAGTTGTTTAGTGATGTTACATGCTTTCTTCGCCTTGGTGATTATTTTTGTGTATTTATATCTGTTGTTGGGCTGTATAGATGATATTGCAACGTGCATAACACGTGGATGCAGCTCTTGATGTCCACTCCCTCTTTAGAGGTTTGTTCCATCGGTTTTCTGTAGGATTAAGATTAGGTTGTTTTTTGCACCTTTGGATACATCTAAATGTCGGAGCTGCCAAAGCTAACACGAGAAATCCGACCCAAAGCGCACGAAACCCCACATGATAGAACTCAAAAATTGGTGAATTAGGACTGACTTGACCTGAGGCAAATCCAATAACCAATACAAACCGATTTATCACTACCTTACATGAAGGGGTCCTAACCAACGATGACCTGTGACGGTGTGACCCCGATATTAGCCCTACCAATTTTCATTTGAACCTGATACCCCTCCCGATTGCCATTTCCCCTACACCAAAAAACTAATCTGCAAACCTAACTTCTGGAATCTGGTGTGCCATTTCATGTGTCAAATGTAACACAAACTTGCGTGCTAGAATGTCTGGTTCTGTGAAAGATTACGCTTAAGCAACTTAAGAAAACTGGATCGTTAAATACTTCGTACATTGTAGTTGCTGTAGATCATTACTACTTGTATGTATATTAGCTATAAGTTTAGAGATTGACTAAATTACCCCTTCTCTGGGTATGGACACAGGTTCCCTACAGTGGCCTATCTACACCAAATCTGGTGGTTTGAAGTTGAAGGTGAGGTCAAGTTCCCATTCCCCGAGGGAATATATAGTGTATTCTTCAGACTTCAACTCGGAAAGACCCACAAGAAGTTTGGCCGTAGAGTCTGCGACACAGAGCAGGTCCATGGATGGGACGTCAAGCCAGTCCAGTTTAAGCTTTCAGCCGCAGGAGGCCCGCGCACCATCTCCCAGTCCTTCCTAGAAGGACCCGGGACGTGGCTTCACTATCACGTTGGGGACTTTGTGGTTGAGAATTCTGAAGTGGCTAGCCGGGTAAAGTTCTCGATGACCCAGATCGATTGCACGCACACCAAAGGTGGGTTGTGTGTGGACTCTGTAGTGATATACCCTCGTTCACTCAAAGAAAGGCTAAAGCGTTTTTAAAGGGCTCAAGTACTTTCAATATTAGGTAGTTAATGTAGACAGGTAGTATAGTATAGGTAGAGGAATCGAGAAAAGGCGCAGAGTGGCATTGTTTTTGGCCTTTAGGCTCTGTAGTCTGTGGGGAAAAAAGAAATGGCCGAGTTACTATGCATGTATTATGTGTTTCCTCGAGTTTTAATGAGGGAAATCGTAGGCCATTAAACTGATGATTATCGTGTTTGACGGTTTTACAGTATTTTATTGTAGAACTCTTCAGTAAAGACATATTTTTGCACAAGGGCGTTTAAGTTAAATGAGTGTTGTTACATGTAGAATGTTTTACACAAGAATTGGTGTAATTTGATAATTTCCTAATCGTCTTCTTCGACTTTTGGTACTTGGAACTTGGAAGTATTCAATTGCTCAACACCTATATACTCGTGTCTGGGTCTTACTAATGTGGAAGGGTCTAAAGTCTCTCCATATCTCTCTCATTTACCTATTAATGGACGAGACCTTATTTGACAAAAATTAAATCTGCATTCTCCAATTCTGAACCGTCGTGTCGAATCTGGACACTGGTTTTTCTAAAATAAAATCTCAGCAGCCATTGGAGAGGGGAAATCGatgaaggaaatggagaggatctcaGCTTAAATTGAAGATACAAAATACGGGGATAGTTTTCAAAACAAGTATGAAATCTTCAGTTCTTTCTAATGTGGAATGAAGAGATTTGAGACGCAACATTTAAAAATTGTCATTGTCTTAAATCATATGATTTGCTTCAATAACCCAATCCTTTCTCTTTACAATGTCGTGTCGGAACACGGGCACAAGGCCCTAATCGAAAAGCCTAAGTGGCATCGCTCAACACAGAGTAAATACTAAATAGGCAATTACTAAAACATTTGAAGAAACGAATATATATAGTCAGTCATCGAAATCTACCCAAAGGTCCAAGCTCTATATAGGATTTAGCTAATCTCACATGGAATACCGTCCCATACAAGATTCATGGTATAGTCTAGATTAAATAGTATTAGTTCCAAAAAGCGACTAACCCGCCAAGGGAGTCTAATGCTGGTGTTTTTCCTGTTAAGGCTCATAACATATACTCTATACACCAACTGTTAAGTTTCACTATACAACCATGtctatatataaaaaaatatactAGGGGTCGATTCACCAAGGATGATCGACTTGGGTTTGAGCTGGTGAAGTGTAGTCCTCATCACCGTCTGGGTCTCTCTTCAAAAAGTTGCATTCAGGGAACATTCTAGAAGAGTTGCTGCTACACGACGAGTTTAAGCCTTTATTGTTACCACGCTTACCATTAGAGGGGTTCATGAGTTGCCTGGTCCATTGCACGCGACCTGTCGTTGGTCCATTGCTCACCTGATCATTACCAACTTTCCTCTTCTTTTGTGTTCTTTGACTCATACTCTCACTTCGTGGTTTTTTGGCAACATCTCTTTGGATATGCGCCAGTAGATCATTTATCATGAATTGCTCAGCGCCTGAAGATCTCTTTACTGGCGAAATAGGGCTCTGATACAAGGTTGGAATCAGGCTTGGAGAATTGTGCATTCCCGTCTCGTTGCTAATATAATCAGTAGTAAGATGAGCATCACGTGCGAGGTAATATCTACGTTCAGGAAGACGGCTTGAATTCGGTTGCATTGCTGATCTCAATTCCACATGTCTTATTTCGAGCTTTGGATTAGTAGATCCCCGACCATATTGTTTCAACGTCTCTAAAAAGTAGAAACAAAGAGTTCTTATATTCAAGAGCAGTGTCCTAAGACAATCAAAACGATAATGTGCTGGAAAAATACAGATAAACCAACATCGCCCCAGCGTCTCTACGAGTAGCCTCACTCGTGTGAAAAACACGGATAAATTGTTTCCAGTGACCTGTATCTCAACGAGTCTTCTTTGTGTTGGGGTAAAGGAGTTTAAATGCATATAGCCTTAGTCCTGAACTTTAATTTGAAATGACCCGTTAACAAAATTGCGTCGTGAAATGCATCAATACTCTACTATTTTACTTAATATGAGTAATAGATTGTTCAGTGAGTTGTTTCGCTTTATTTCAATACACTCCAGCCGAAAAATGGTGAGCCGACAGAGATGAAAAGCAAGTGTCGATAAATTATCAAAGCATGTAATGTAGTTACCTATTGGACTAGTATTGTTGTTCAGGCTACATGTCATCAAGTCTTTCATGCTATTGAAAAGCTCAGATACCTGGAAAGCCGCAataaaattattgtaagatttttGAGTTGCAAAATATAGCACATTGTAATTAAAGGTGGTTCTATTACTTCTATACTTGTATGAATATATCGTTTCTAGAAAACGTTCACGCAGACCTGCAAGCTGCGGACAAAATGTTTGGAAAGTCCCAAGTCACTGACATGTGATTGCTCCACCGTTGTTGCTAGTTTACGCGCAGCAGCTGCCAGCCTGAATATAAACATCAATGAGAACATGTCACATACTCGGTACTCACATACATACAACAGCAAATATAACCCCAAATAACCTAAAAGTTCGGCCCAAAGTCAGGGTTAGGGAGTAGGATGTACAGGGATGTACGGAGACGACAACATTAAACGCTGGCATAAATTGATATATTGATATATGTTTACAACTGCTCATGACAACGAGAAATAGAGATCATTTGGGATTGAGAGCACAAAAAAATATGAAAGATTCATTAAGAACCAGTTTGACATACACCGGGAAATGCTTTTGAAGATGAGTTTAAAAAGCAACGCGGTCACTCTCCTTACTAGATTTAACAAAAATATACAAAAGGAAGAATTGAAGACAAGAATTCAATTCAAATATTTGCAACTAAGACTCAAGCACACAAATCTTCAATAGAGACAGTCTCACACAGTACTAACTGTAAGACCATTCGTTTTACCCATAATTACTTATTAATACATTTAATTCTGCCCTTGTTGATTGTTTCCCTTAACAAATTTTGTACGCGTCGCAGTTGAGACTAACGGAATCAAGCACACATCTGTGTCCAATGAAAAAGGAGGACGGGGGCCTACTAGGCGGTAAGGAATTTAGGAAAAGTTCAATTACCCATTGTCATTTGATAATGAATCATGCTCTTGAACCAAACTACGACCTGCTGCTTTAGATCTTTTAGCACTCTCCGTACAGTCATTGGCCTGCAAGCCAGTAAACTAGCAGTTACATACAGTAACAAGGCAATAATGGGTATTGAACTGAAGGGTAGTCCTGCTCCATAGAAGATTTTTTTAGGGTAGAAAGGGAGTCACAAGGGCAGTTATAATACTTACAATACTAAAGGATTTCGAACTTAAAATCAAGAATATCACGTTTCAATCACTTGCCAGAAAAGATAGTTGACAACGGCACTTTATGAAGAATTAATAAGAAGAAAGGTTATGGACAGTTATCTATGGAAAGACGGTAACAAAATGTATAAGGAATTCAATGGTAACAACATTTCCATGAAAATACGAAATACAAATGCTGCTTCTTGAGTTCTTTATACATCCTCGAATGTAGACCAAAGTTTTATGAAAGAATTAGGAACACGTAAAATGAGTAAATCAGATACAAATCTTAATTGACCTACAAGAGTTTAGTTTAAACTAATTAGTAGTTATTGTGACTGTATCTAATAGTGTAGTGCAGTAAAAGTATCCAGAACAGACAATACTTCAGAGTTCAGaataaacaagcaaaacaaaTTTAGCACCTGAGCAACAATTAATTTGCGCGGGAGAAACACCTCATGATGTTGTACACAGAAATCCCAAGCTATTATCTGCCACAAAACAAAGGTTATTCGATAAACAAATGTAACAAATGCCAGTCTTTTGAAATAGTTCACAAATTCTCAATATGATGTGACCTCAGGATAATATTATTCTTTTGAGTTAGTGTATAATGGCTATGTGGGTAGGGTTTATACTAACATAGGTTGGTCTTAACTCTCAACTTATATCAACCTTAGACCGTCTTTCAAAAGATTAATTGCAAATAAAAGTACAAGTGTGACAGAGCAGTAATGCAAGAGTAACCACTAACCTTTAGTTGAGGAGTGAAAATAACTTGAAGTTGTCCTTCATGGACAACCCGACAATGTGCATAGATACTTGTTTGAACTGCTTTCCCAAAACGCAACATTAGAGATCCATCAGGAAGCgtcttttctttcaaaacttcGAGATACAAAAGTTCATCGACTACATCACCACTACTGAAGTACAACTGGTTCAACCTTGGGAGAGCATCATATGTTTCCACTGTTATAAGAAAAAGGTTACACATAAAATCAGCTCGTATTAATCACGATGACAGAGgatttaacagaaaaaaaattACATAGT
It includes:
- the LOC141638546 gene encoding F-box protein PP2-A12-like, with protein sequence MGLTFGKEVKPEEMEKTLGLGDLPEGCVAMVLMNLEPQEICKFARLNKAFHGASSADFVWESKLPSNYYQIVRKIFVNDLNGENSNDDDDDNDDGEFPVFLCKKDIYASLSQFNSLDNGTKKVWMDTSTGGMCMAISAKGLSINGIDDRRYWSHLPTDESRFPTVAYLHQIWWFEVEGEVKFPFPEGIYSVFFRLQLGKTHKKFGRRVCDTEQVHGWDVKPVQFKLSAAGGPRTISQSFLEGPGTWLHYHVGDFVVENSEVASRVKFSMTQIDCTHTKGGLCVDSVVIYPRSLKERLKRF
- the LOC141638554 gene encoding uncharacterized protein LOC141638554, whose protein sequence is MASEDYSGLDQNLWNQIYEDNNSAISFQNGYLSNPGGSYNQGPSLSFSNSAVQIPYQNAQYVPPSININVQRNNQTNSETSYDESSLITGLDSSVYGGSYSHGLGVNHVESLGSISGPQSIDQLSPQGPHQFSLPAHQASVSPVMMLKNLRLDPIQEAQVALWHAKQLKCYSDLILASRMLQEKQIPHQLELVPNSRPQEASNVVMNAGLAIRKIQAYVHYRRQRPSDNNILYWRSFVMNFFSPYVQKKTCFSKYALGGSSHSHGIFSQMDTWKCEICESASGKGFVETYDALPRLNQLYFSSGDVVDELLYLEVLKEKTLPDGSLMLRFGKAVQTSIYAHCRVVHEGQLQVIFTPQLKIIAWDFCVQHHEVFLPRKLIVAQANDCTESAKRSKAAGRSLVQEHDSLSNDNGLAAAARKLATTVEQSHVSDLGLSKHFVRSLQVSELFNSMKDLMTCSLNNNTSPIETLKQYGRGSTNPKLEIRHVELRSAMQPNSSRLPERRYYLARDAHLTTDYISNETGMHNSPSLIPTLYQSPISPVKRSSGAEQFMINDLLAHIQRDVAKKPRSESMSQRTQKKRKVGNDQVSNGPTTGRVQWTRQLMNPSNGKRGNNKGLNSSCSSNSSRMFPECNFLKRDPDGDEDYTSPAQTQVDHPW